The sequence ACTGCAGCTTAGGCTCTCACTTCTGTTGATAATGCTTTTATCTGTCTCGTCCTAAAATACGTAGACAAGCCTCTCTATCAAGCCGACTCACAGAGTCGGTTTTTTTGTGGGTATTCCTTTTATAAAAAATAAAAATTCGCGCTTGAAACTGTTACAGTCGATATGAAACGACACTGATCGATAAGCAACATTGATAACGTCTAAAAATGGAGAAAGGGACGCGTGATAGAAAAATTTGAAAGCCAACTGCTTGATTTTGCACAGCAAGAGATGACACAAGATGCAGCGCACGACATCAGCCATATTAAGCGCGTAGTCAAAACTGCCAAAGCTTTATGTACTCAAGAACAAGCCAAGCTTGAAGTCGTTCTGCCCGCCGCTTACCTTCATGATTGCTTCACCTTTCCTAAGAATCACCCAGACAGAGCCCAAAGCTCGAAAATGGCGGCAGACAAGGCGATCTCTTTCCTCAAATCTATCGAGTATCCCGCGTCTCATCTCGACGAGATTCATCACGCGATTGTCACTCACAGTTATAGCGCCAACATCACGCCAGAAACCTTGGAAGCTCAAATCGTTCAAGATGCAGATCGCCTAGATTCTCTCGGTGCTATTGGCATTGCTCGCTGCCTGTATGTGGGTCAAAGCTTTAACGCTGAACTCTATAAACACGAAGACCCATTCGCGAAGCAGCGTGACTTGGATGACAAGCATTACAGCGTCGACCATTTCTACGTAAAGCTGTTCAAGCTAGCTGGAACCATGAATACAAAATCCGCCAAATTAGAAGCCAACAAGCGCACCGACTACATGCGTGACTTTCTTGAACAGTTGGCCGCAGAAGTTTAGCGGCTTAGAAAAAAGACACGCGATAAGGAAGAGAGAGAAGGATATGGAAATAAACCGCTTTAAAGCCTCCGATGCCGACGAGATCGTCACTTGGTTTACATCCTTAGAAGACTACGTGTTGTGGGGCGGGCGAACATTTGGTTGGCCGTTAGAAGCCACCTCGATCATCGAACGATCTCAAGAGCCACATGTCGAGCTATATACCTTTTCTGCATCTAAGTCATACTCTGAACCGAACACCGACTCAAACGCCGATTCGAACACCAATGACTTGCTTGGCTTTATGGAATTTCAACGCATGTCAGACACTGAACTTCGCTTCTGCCGAGTCGCGATTCACCCCAACCTTCGAGGTAAAGGATTAGGACAATCCATGATAGAAAGTGCATTAGAAGCGGCGAAACAAATCCCTGATGTCACCACCATCAGCTTGGCGGTCTTTCAACAGAATATCGGCGCAAAACGTTGCTACGACAAAGCGGGCTTTGAGGTGGTCGACAAAGAGCCGAGCGTCAAAGAATTCAATGGCAAAACGTGGCCCTTGTATCAGATGGAGTTAAAGCTCTGCTAGTTCGTTCTAATTGTCAGACTGGTTTTGATTAATAAGATTGTTTTAATTAACAGACTTACTTTAGTTAATAGACTTGTTTTAGTTAATAGACTTGTTTTAATTGCCAGATTTGACCCCATATCATTAAGCATTGGCTAGACCACTCAAGATACACAGATGTAATTTGGAACCTTCAATGACCCAAAAAAAATTCGACACCATTTATCAGCGCGCGGCTCACCGTAAAGGCGGAGCGGCCGAACTCGAAAAGATTGTCCGTGCGCCACTGTCACGAGCCGAGCTATCACAAATCACCGACGACCGTTGGTTGGCCGCCTTTACTGAAAAGGTATTCCAGTGTGGCATTTCATGGAATGTAGTAAGAAAGAAATGGCCGCAATTTGAAGAGGTGTTCTTTGAATTCAATATCGAAAAGATGCTGATGCTGCCGAATGAGATGTGGGAACAGAAAGCACAAGACCCGCGTATTATTCGCCACCTGACTAAGGTGATGACCATCCCTGCCAATGCCACCATGATCCACAATGCCAAGCGTGAAGCCGATTCATTCTCGCAAATGGTTGCCGACTGGCCATCAGAACGCATTACAGAACTTTGGGATTACCTGAAGAAACACGGCAAGCGATTAGGCGGTAATACCGGTGCTTACACCTTACGTCAAATGGGTAAAGATACCTTCATTTTGTCCTCGGATGTTGAAGCGCACCTACGCAGTACCGATGTGGTGGATAGCGGTCGTAACACCAAGCGAGCACAAGTTGCGGCGAGTAAGGCTTTCAACGAATGGCAGCAACAGTCAGGTCGTAGCCTAAGCGAAATCAGCCAGATCGTTGCCTACAGCTGTGGTGATAATCGAGTCTAATTTTAGGGCGAATGACTTAAAACTCAAAACGAGATAAGCAACAACTCTAACCGCATTTAGAAGACAAGATCGGTAACCGTCATTAATTAAAGAATCCGTCCCAGATTTATCTAGCCTTTAAAGACCCGTTGCTGATGTCACTGGTCTTTTTTGTGCTTCATTCAAAGAAATGTAAATTAACCGCTGACAGACAACGATCTTCGGTGACGCCAAGTCATTATGTTGATAGGTTAATGCTTATACATCTCGACTCCATACTTCGCTATAGCGCTCTCTAAAACATTTGTTTATCAGCTAAATGGAAGCACCCAATCTAGAAAGGAATTCTATGTTCGAACAGGTCGTCAGCATTCTGTTTCCCGTTTTTGCTTTAGCCAGTGCTGGCTTTGCGGTCGGTCGTTGGCTCAAGCCCGATTTCAAACCGATCAATCGTATCAACATGGATGTGTGCATTCCTGCGTTGGTGTTTGCCTCGTTGACCACCATGCCCCTCGACACAGAACAACTGCCACTCATCACCGCTTCTTTGGTTGCGGTGTTGGTGCCCGCTTTATTGATGATACCAATCTGTAAGATCTTTAAGCTCAACTTCAAAGCCTGGGCTCCGCCACACATGTTCCGCAACAGTGGCAACCTCGCGATTCCTCTGTTCACGTATACCTTTGGCGAGAGCGCATTAGCCCCTGCGGTACTGCTGTTTGTAGTATCGGCATGTGTCCATATTAGTGTTGGTTTGGCGTTACTAAGCGATGGCAATCCGATCAAACAGATCCTAAAAATGCCAATATTCTTAGCGGCTACGCTAGCGATGACGCTGAATCTGTCTGGAATTACCGTTTGGAATCCAATCTACGAAGCCACATCTCTGCTTGGGCAAGCTGCCGTTCCTATTATGTTGTTGTCGCTAGGTTCGCAAATGGTCAATTTGAAGCTGAGCGGACTCAAAGTTGGCTTGTTGTGTACGGCTCAATCGCTATTTACTGGGTCTATCGCCTTTACCATCATCTACTTCTTTATACCGCTGCCAACGTTGCATCTTCAGATGATGGTGCTGTTCACTATGCTGCCACCCGCTGTGATGAACTATCTGTTTGCAGAGAGGTTCAATGTCGAGCCCCCTAAGGTCGCGTCTATGGTATTGTTTGGTAACTTCCTAAGTGTGGTTACCCTACCAATCTTGTTGTCGTTCGCACTGTCTATATCGAGTTGAACACCGATCTAAGAGAACGTTTGTCATTCGTTACAGTTATAAAAAATGGGCAGATAAACTGCCCATTTTTGTGTTCAAAAAGTTAGGAATTAGAGTCAGCTACTTCCAGAATTGAATACTATTGAAGTCTTTGTATTGCTTCGTCGCCGCGTCATATTTCGCTTTCATTGCAGCAAACTCAGCTTCAGTAAGTTCAACACTGGCAGTAGAGTCTAACTCCACAGCAGCAAGAATATCTGACGCACTTTTCTGCAAGCTAGCAAGCGATACTTTCTTATCCCCATCATTTGTAAGAGTAGAAGTCGTCACTTTCTTTTTACCCGCAAGGTCAGCGGCTGTTGCAGAACAATCCTTTCCTCGATTAAATCCAGTGTACCAAGTTACCGTCGCCTTACCGTCCGCAATTTGCTTAATCGTACAAGCATCTAGGCTCAGGCCAACCAATTTATTTGCGTTATTGAAGTTATAAGCGATCAAGCCTGACGGTGACTGACTAGAGTACGTATCCTTTTGCTCAACTTTATTATCGACTGAACGAGCGAAACGACTAACAGTGGCAGCAAAGTAGAAATCACCATTCGCATTAGAAGGCGCTACATGATCCTTTATCGCCCAATGAAACGCTGTCTTCTGGTTATTCAACGTAACTTTCGAACCATAATGGTACGATACAGAGTTAATTGTCGCTTTCTGACCCTCTGAAAAATCATCCGCCCATTGATATTCTTTGTAGCCAATCTTAGTGCCGTCTTCCGGGCCGGTATCAATGTAATATTCAACGGTGTACTTTCCAGCTGGAGTCATCTCAACCTTCACAATATCACCTAACAAATTGCCTTTAGACTTATACAAAAATGTATTAGAGATATCTAAGCCTACAAGGCTAATCTTATCGATCATATATTGAGTATTTTCGCCTGTTCCGTAACGTTTAAAGAAAACAAGTTCTTTAGACGTTTTGGCCATTGCTTTATGTACTTTATCCAGGTCAAAGTTACAGCTTGCAACACCATCATCAGCTTCGAAAGCAATCGTAGCGCCATCTTTAGAGATCACACACACTTTATTGGTTAATTTAAACTCTTTTGCCTTAGCCACAAACACATCAGCATGTGCTGGCTTAGAATTAGCGAGATCATCAATTGAAGCTAGGGTTTGCGGAGAAGTACTAGGGGAAAGTGTCAGCGCCTGATCTAAGTTCATAAACTCAACTTTGTTTTGCTGAATTTTATCTACAGCAAATTTTATCGCCGCTTTAGATTTATAATAACCCTGCAGGTTAATATCTTCGTTTGCATGAGCCATTGCAGCAAGTGAAGAAACGCCTAGCACTAATGGTAACAGTGTCTTTGTCATGTTTTATGTTCCTTCTAATTCTTATTTGGACTGACTTGGAGCTTCAAATCCAGTAATGCTTGCAGATGAAAAAACGACAGAGTTCAGTTTCTGTACATCACCAACACTAAGCTTAAGAACAGAACGTTCAGGAGCTTTTGTAGAAACCGCAGTACTGCCACCGCTGCCTGTACTGCCGCTAGTAGTAGCACCGCCGCCACCGCCGCCTCCACCACATGCTGTAAGTGAAGCTAACAAGATTAAACCAAGGATTTTCTTCATACATTTGTTCCTAAAACGAAATTTAGACCGCTTGTCTGTTTTCAATTAATTCGAAATAGGATCAGAACATAGAGCAATACAAAAAAAAATTAAAATCGTTGTTGGTTATTGCAGTTATGTTTAATATACAACCATCAAGGAAAGGAATGGTTTTCACTCCCCCTATACAGTGCAATGAATATGGATATGAAAAACACAGTCTTTGACTTAACTTTCGAAGAATTTCATCGCTTTGGCGTGACAAGAAATAATGCACGACCAGCGCCTTACTCCACTATTACTATCTTTTGTAAGTCATATGAAAATTAAAAATGTAATACCTCTACTGCTGTGCCTCTTCTCTCATCAAGCTATATCTGCGGCAAATTTCACAACTGACTTTGTAGAGCTTGGGATGCAAGCAAAGCCTATGGGGTTAAGCGTGGATGCTGGACGCGACATCAACGATAGTTTAGCGATTTTAGGCGGCCTTAGTACCAACACAGCCCAAGATGAAAGTAACTTTGATGCGTACAT comes from Vibrio syngnathi and encodes:
- a CDS encoding AEC family transporter, producing MFEQVVSILFPVFALASAGFAVGRWLKPDFKPINRINMDVCIPALVFASLTTMPLDTEQLPLITASLVAVLVPALLMIPICKIFKLNFKAWAPPHMFRNSGNLAIPLFTYTFGESALAPAVLLFVVSACVHISVGLALLSDGNPIKQILKMPIFLAATLAMTLNLSGITVWNPIYEATSLLGQAAVPIMLLSLGSQMVNLKLSGLKVGLLCTAQSLFTGSIAFTIIYFFIPLPTLHLQMMVLFTMLPPAVMNYLFAERFNVEPPKVASMVLFGNFLSVVTLPILLSFALSISS
- a CDS encoding HD domain-containing protein — protein: MIEKFESQLLDFAQQEMTQDAAHDISHIKRVVKTAKALCTQEQAKLEVVLPAAYLHDCFTFPKNHPDRAQSSKMAADKAISFLKSIEYPASHLDEIHHAIVTHSYSANITPETLEAQIVQDADRLDSLGAIGIARCLYVGQSFNAELYKHEDPFAKQRDLDDKHYSVDHFYVKLFKLAGTMNTKSAKLEANKRTDYMRDFLEQLAAEV
- a CDS encoding DNA-3-methyladenine glycosylase I, translated to MTQKKFDTIYQRAAHRKGGAAELEKIVRAPLSRAELSQITDDRWLAAFTEKVFQCGISWNVVRKKWPQFEEVFFEFNIEKMLMLPNEMWEQKAQDPRIIRHLTKVMTIPANATMIHNAKREADSFSQMVADWPSERITELWDYLKKHGKRLGGNTGAYTLRQMGKDTFILSSDVEAHLRSTDVVDSGRNTKRAQVAASKAFNEWQQQSGRSLSEISQIVAYSCGDNRV
- a CDS encoding GNAT family N-acetyltransferase; its protein translation is MEINRFKASDADEIVTWFTSLEDYVLWGGRTFGWPLEATSIIERSQEPHVELYTFSASKSYSEPNTDSNADSNTNDLLGFMEFQRMSDTELRFCRVAIHPNLRGKGLGQSMIESALEAAKQIPDVTTISLAVFQQNIGAKRCYDKAGFEVVDKEPSVKEFNGKTWPLYQMELKLC